One genomic region from Pyrobaculum islandicum DSM 4184 encodes:
- the folE gene encoding GTP cyclohydrolase I: MLKPEEGVKILLEHLGEDVTRPGVVETPKRFVKALWELTRGLREPPPEVVFFPMEYDAEPGPVVIENISAVSLCEHHLLPIFLSVSVAYVPGDGVPGLSKVIRLVKWAAARPIMQERFTQWLADLLMEKLKARAVAVRVCGVHMCSFIRGVRDEHHNMVTVAKRGDIDVKLRCRRPPLCK; this comes from the coding sequence ATGTTAAAGCCGGAGGAGGGCGTTAAGATACTTCTAGAACATCTAGGGGAGGATGTCACAAGGCCGGGCGTTGTCGAGACGCCTAAGAGGTTTGTAAAAGCGTTATGGGAACTGACTAGAGGCTTAAGGGAGCCGCCTCCTGAGGTCGTGTTTTTTCCAATGGAATACGATGCAGAGCCGGGGCCTGTTGTGATTGAAAACATAAGCGCAGTCTCTCTCTGCGAACATCATCTGCTTCCCATATTCCTCAGCGTCTCAGTCGCCTATGTTCCCGGAGATGGCGTGCCAGGGCTTAGCAAGGTGATTAGGTTAGTCAAGTGGGCTGCCGCGAGACCTATAATGCAAGAGAGGTTCACCCAGTGGCTTGCCGATCTGTTAATGGAAAAACTCAAAGCAAGAGCGGTCGCGGTGAGGGTATGTGGCGTGCATATGTGTTCGTTTATCAGAGGAGTTCGCGACGAACATCACAACATGGTTACTGTAGCAAAGAGGGGGGATATCGATGTGAAACTAAGATGTAGAAGGCCGCCGCTGTGTAAATGA